Sequence from the Pseudophaeobacter arcticus DSM 23566 genome:
CAGCGTCCCACCGATAGGTGACGTGGTCAATCAATGTGCCATCCAGGTCGGTAAAGACCATCAAACGGTGCAGGTTTGTCATATGATATTTATGTCCTGCTGCTGAAATCAGGACAAGGCGGCGCAGGTCGGCAACGGAATTTTGGCGCACTCAATGCGACCAGCGATGATTTTTTAGACCGACAAAGCAGTCTGACCAACACAAGCTTCAGGTTTCGCCTTCCTCTGCATCATGTGTGAAGAGCCGCTAGACCCTACATTTGGTTTCAGTCCGTGGCCGCAGTCTTTGGTGCACCGGATTTTCTGAACTCGACAGGAGTTTGTCCGTAGACCCGTTGAAATTCACGATAGAAATTGGACCGAGACAGGAAACCGGACTGCGCCGCGATAATGGCGACGCTATCTTGCCCCTGCATCAGCATCTTGGCCGCGTGTTCCACCCGAAAATCATTCACGTATTGAGACACATTCTTACCCTTTTCGCGGTTGATCGCAGCGGAAAGAGTCCGCACAGGCAGATGAAGACGCCTTGCAAGTCGCTGAACGGTAATATCCGGATCAAGGTATAGCTGATCTTGCCGCATCAGAGCGCCCAAGCCCGCTTCGATCTCTGTGTCACGTCCACTGGTGGAAGGTGTTGCGGGTTTTGCGGCCTGAGGGCTGTTGAGCATCCTGGGGATCGTGATCAGGGCAGCTAGCGTGAAAACGATAAGCGGAACGGAGCCATAAGAGATCAATTTTGCTGCGTGGGCCCCTCGGTTCAGCATAAAATCCAGAGCAATTGCAGTGTCCAGAAACAGAACAAAGACAAGGATACCAGCGCCTCGCAATATCCCGTTGGAAAGCCCGCGCGACACCTCGACATGCGCATAGCTCAGCGCGTCGGGCCCCTTTCGCCAAAGCAAATATAACGCCACAAGATAGAACAGATAGCTGCCACTGATCAGCCAATCTATCCGGCCCAGACCGTCAGACACCGTCCAGAATATCCCTAAGATCACCACAGGAACAGCAAGATGAAGCAAGGTGAGCCTGCGAAACCTGCTGGCGCCAACGGTTAATGACACAAAGCTCAAATAGATCATCGGGCCAAGAAACAGCGGCAAGGCGCGTTGCACCGGGATCAACTGATCCACGCCATAGCCAAACCTCAGCCCCACCAGAATCGCTTCTAGGGCGCACAGTCCGAGCAGCCCAGCAAACATGACATTTGCCCTGCGGGGGCCAAGTTCCAACCCCCAAACCATGACTGCGACGCCCACGAACAAGGTGGCCGTCATTAACGGCAGTGGGAAATTGACCATAATCGGGTCGACCATCTGTCCTCTTTCTGTCCTGACCTGTCCTGCATCGTGATTGAGGACAGCTATAAAGGGCGCGCTGCGTTGCTTCAACTTGATGGGACACTCACGTTCACCAGCATCAAGTAACAAAACAGGAGCCTCCAATGAAACTCATCCTCTCAACTGTGTTTGCGGTCGTCGTCGGCTACGCCGTCGCAGCGTCGGAACAAACCTATTATCCCGCTCTGACCGATCTGCACATCTCCGATCCAGCGGGGCAGCGCGATCTCGATGGGCTATTGTGGTATCCAACCGAGGCATCCGCACCTTTGACATATGACTTTGAAAGCAAGGTCTGGGTCGGCACGCAGGTTGTAAGGGATGCAAGCCCGGCGCCAGGTCGATTTCCGCTTGTTGTCCTCTCTCATGGGATGTTCGGAAATGCGCTGAACCAGGCGTGGCTGGCCGGGGCCCTGGCTAAACGGGGCTTTGTGGTGGCTGCGATCAGCCATCCGGGAACCTCGACATGGTCCCGCGACCCCGACCAGCGACGACAGCTTTGGGAGCGGCCAAAAGATATCTCGCGCGTCATTGACCACGCAATTCTGTCACCTCAGCTGACCGAGGTCATTGATCACGACAGGATCTTCATGGCTGGTCATTCTTTGGGCGGTTTCACGGCCGCCGCCCTGGCAGGGGGGCGCTATGACGCTGCAAAGCTGAAGCGCTTTTGTGACGAGGTTTCAGGCGAACTGGCATGTGGCATTCTGAACGACTGGAAGGTTGCTCAAACCCCCGAGGACCGTGCCGAGATGGAAGCGGATCTGTCCGATGCCCGGATCAGCGCATTCGCGATATTTGATCTTGGCGGAACACAGAGCTTTTCCCAGGCCAGCCTGCGCAATATTGATCGTCCGGTGTTGGTGTTTGGCGCGCCAATCATGAATTCAGGCCTCACACTGGACATTGAATCCCGGACTTTGGTTGATCTGCTGCCGTCAGAAACCGCCAGATATATTGAACCACAAACCCTGTCTCATTTTGACTTTCTGGGGCAATGCAAACCAGGTGGGTTGGAACTGCTTGCAAAAGAAATACCGGGGGATGAGATCATTTGCGTGAATGGCGGAGCCGAGCGTGCAGCGCAGCATGACATGATTGTCGATGAGGTCGTCAAATTCTTCTCCTTGCAATAAGGCAACAAGGCAATAAGACTGAGAGCCCGACCGAAGCACTCCTGTGGATGCTCCGGTCGGGCTCTTGGTTCACAGCTCACGGCTTCACGAAGACTGCCACCCTGACAAAACTGACATTGGCTTGGTCGCAGAAAGCGCAGGCATTGGGCGCGACGGGGGCTTGTGGCGGTGATCCTTCAAGGGCGAAGGCCCGCTGCGCGCATATGAAGGACACATATTAAGGACCTGGCAGATCGTGTCCGTAGATCGCTGTCACGCAGATATCTGTGAAGTTCATTTAACTTTCATATCACTGTCAATGAGCTGAAACCTGCACCGCGCTAAGCATCGGCATCACATCTGATTAGGATCACATTCCCATGCCTCGCATTACATTTACGCGCCGCCAAGCGCTTTTGGGCACGGCTGCACTTTCTGCAACCGTTGCCATGCCGTCCCTTTCGAGGGCGCAGTCGCGTCCACTGATCACCCATGGCATTATGTCTGGTGATGTCGCCCATGATGGCGCGGTCATTTGGAGCCGCGCTGACCGTGAGGCCAAGATGCTTGTCGAATGGGCCACGACGGAAAGTATGACAGACGCGCGTGCTGTTCCCGCATTGGCCGTTGGCACGCCAACCGATTACACAGGCAAGCTGGCGCTTACCGGCCTGCCAAGCGATCAGGATATTTTTTACCGCGTAACAATGTCCGATCTTACAGACGGTACACTTTCAGAGCCAATGACCGGCACATTCCGGACCGCGCCCATGGGCAACCGGGACATCAGTTTTGTTTGGTCTGGCGACACGGCTGGTCAGGGTTGGGGCATCGACGAAGATCGCGGCGGCATGACCACCTATGCGACGATGAACAGCCACGCGCCGGACTTCTTCCTGCATTCCGGTGACACGGTCTACGCCGATGGTCCGTTGCAAGAAGAAGTTGCACTCGACGACGGCTCGATCTGGAAAAACATCGTCACACCTGCCAAGATGAAAGTGGCTGAGACCCTGGACGAATTCCGCGGCCAGCATTTGTACAACTACATGGATAAAAACGTGCAGGCGTTTAATGCCTCTGTGCCAATGATTTCTCAATGGGACGACCACGAAGTCACAAATAACTGGTATCCTAATGAGATGTTGACTGCGGATGACCGTTATACGGAGAAATCACTGCAGGTTCTTTCGGCCCGTTCCGCACGCGCATTCCACGAAATGATGCCAACCCGACAGGTTCTGTCAGAACCGATGCGGGTGTATCGCAGGGTGTCCTACGGTCCGTTGCTCGATATTTTTGTGATCGACATGCGCACCTATCGCGGCGACAACACGGCAAACACCGAGGCCGAAGGCACCCCGTTCCTGGGCGCGGAGCAGCTTGCCTGGCTGAAACGCGAGATGGTGAATTCCACCGCAACATGGAAGATCATCGCGGCCGACATGCCAATTGGCATGATGGTACGGGATGGCGACAACATGGAAA
This genomic interval carries:
- a CDS encoding alkaline phosphatase D family protein, with the translated sequence MPRITFTRRQALLGTAALSATVAMPSLSRAQSRPLITHGIMSGDVAHDGAVIWSRADREAKMLVEWATTESMTDARAVPALAVGTPTDYTGKLALTGLPSDQDIFYRVTMSDLTDGTLSEPMTGTFRTAPMGNRDISFVWSGDTAGQGWGIDEDRGGMTTYATMNSHAPDFFLHSGDTVYADGPLQEEVALDDGSIWKNIVTPAKMKVAETLDEFRGQHLYNYMDKNVQAFNASVPMISQWDDHEVTNNWYPNEMLTADDRYTEKSLQVLSARSARAFHEMMPTRQVLSEPMRVYRRVSYGPLLDIFVIDMRTYRGDNTANTEAEGTPFLGAEQLAWLKREMVNSTATWKIIAADMPIGMMVRDGDNMENSANGDGPVLGREKDVAAILSFIKTAEITNTVWLTADVHYTAAHHYSPDRAVFQEFEPFWEFVSGPLHAGTFGPSEYDNTFGPEVRFAKHPEDGQANLPPSDGLQFFGKVDIAANTGVMTVRLMDSADVELWSVELEPKISV
- a CDS encoding helix-turn-helix domain-containing protein, whose protein sequence is MEAPVLLLDAGERECPIKLKQRSAPFIAVLNHDAGQVRTERGQMVDPIMVNFPLPLMTATLFVGVAVMVWGLELGPRRANVMFAGLLGLCALEAILVGLRFGYGVDQLIPVQRALPLFLGPMIYLSFVSLTVGASRFRRLTLLHLAVPVVILGIFWTVSDGLGRIDWLISGSYLFYLVALYLLWRKGPDALSYAHVEVSRGLSNGILRGAGILVFVLFLDTAIALDFMLNRGAHAAKLISYGSVPLIVFTLAALITIPRMLNSPQAAKPATPSTSGRDTEIEAGLGALMRQDQLYLDPDITVQRLARRLHLPVRTLSAAINREKGKNVSQYVNDFRVEHAAKMLMQGQDSVAIIAAQSGFLSRSNFYREFQRVYGQTPVEFRKSGAPKTAATD
- a CDS encoding alpha/beta hydrolase family protein → MKLILSTVFAVVVGYAVAASEQTYYPALTDLHISDPAGQRDLDGLLWYPTEASAPLTYDFESKVWVGTQVVRDASPAPGRFPLVVLSHGMFGNALNQAWLAGALAKRGFVVAAISHPGTSTWSRDPDQRRQLWERPKDISRVIDHAILSPQLTEVIDHDRIFMAGHSLGGFTAAALAGGRYDAAKLKRFCDEVSGELACGILNDWKVAQTPEDRAEMEADLSDARISAFAIFDLGGTQSFSQASLRNIDRPVLVFGAPIMNSGLTLDIESRTLVDLLPSETARYIEPQTLSHFDFLGQCKPGGLELLAKEIPGDEIICVNGGAERAAQHDMIVDEVVKFFSLQ